Proteins found in one Primulina eburnea isolate SZY01 chromosome 16, ASM2296580v1, whole genome shotgun sequence genomic segment:
- the LOC140817146 gene encoding regulator of G-protein signaling 1-like isoform X1, with product MASCAAKGGCPSDYVAIAISFISILLLLAKAAAPYLIHRIPRPKGSGFWLVVVQVFASFSLLLALVMGFGFLRFRRRHWWISCYVWAVWAEGPLGFGLLMSCRIAQVFQLYNIFVRDLRFSRRRLPPVRSYIFLPLLLLPWIVAATFIQIKKPLNNLCHMGTRWIITILSLHAIYVAVLVGFTAAVRHIEFRFHEFKDLWRGILVSACSIGIWTVSYVLTEVHEDVPGLQIISRFLLLFMTSVLVVVFFTVSMSQPLVSIMRLSRKEHQECKTMGDVLGIIPESGVLCQREPAQLADPNEPLDKLLLNRRFRQSFMEFADSSLAGESVHFYEEVQQLDKIPHNDHVRRIYMARHIIDKYITPGSTMEVNISHRSRQQILNTPDLTNLDLFNSALNELMHLMKMNLANDYWSSTFFLKLKEEDSMRTVGHDLEQISGWNFSQRLSSIHCADNPFQQDYIPRKLGSSTHESGK from the exons ATGGCGAGTTGTGCTGCAAAAGGCGGCTGCCCCAGTGATTATGTGGCCATCGCCATCTCCTTTATCTCTATCCTCTT GCTTCTTGCAAAAGCTGCTGCTCCCTATCTAATTCACAGGATTCCACGACCTAAAGGCAGTGGCTTTTGGCTGGTAGTCGTTCAAGTTTTTGCCAGTTTCAGTCTTTTATTGGCACTTGTG ATGGGCTTCGGTTTCTTAAGATTTAGAAGGAGGCATTGGTGGATATCTTGCTATGTATGGGCTG TTTGGGCTGAAGGTCCTCTAGGATTTGGCTTGCTGATGAGCTGTCGAATTGCACAGGTGTTTCAACTATATAACATATTTGTTAG AGACTTGCGATTTTCCAGGAGACGTTTGCCACCTGTTCGATCATATATATTTCTTCCTTTGCTTCTCTTGCCCTGGATCGTGGCTGCAACAT ttattcaaataaaaaagcCTCTTAATAACCTTTGCCACATGGGGACTCGATGGATCATCACAATTCTTAGTCTGCATGCAATTTATGTGGCAGTTTTGGTTGGTTTTACAGCAGCAGTTCGACATATAGAGTTTAGATTCCATGAATTCAAGGACCTCTGGCGAGGAATTTTAGTCTCCGCTTGTTCCATTG GGATATGGACGGTTTCTTATGTTCTGACTGAGGTCCATGAAGATGTTCCAGGGCTTCAAATTATCTCGAGATTTTTGTTGCTCTTTATG ACCAGTGTACTTGTGGTGGTGTTTTTCACCGTATCAATGTCGCAACCTCTTGTCTCTATTATGAGATTGAGTAGAAAAGAACACCAGGAATGCAAGACAATGGGTGACGTCCTGGGTATCATACCTGAATCTGGCGTTCTGTGTCAGAGGGAACCGGCTCAATTGGCAGATCCAAACGAACCTTTGGATAAACTTCTTCTGAACAGAAGATTTCGCCAGTCTTTCATGGAATTTGCCGATAG CTCTTTGGCTGGCGAAAGTGTCCATTTCTATGAAGAGGTGCAGCAGCTCGACAAAATCCCACATAATGATCATGTGAGAAGGATCTACATGGCAAGGCATATCATAGACAAATATATAACCCCAG gttcTACAATGGAGGTTAACATTTCTCACCGCAGTCGCCAACAAATTCTCAATACTCCTGATTTAACCAACCTGGATCTCTTTAACAGTGCACTAAATGAGTTGATGCATCTAATGAAGATG AATTTGGCGAATGATTACTGGTCATCCACCTTCTTCCTAAAACTGAAAGAAGAGGACAGTATGAGGACCGTAGGCCATGATCTAGAACAGATCTCAGGTTGGAATTTCTCGCAAAGGTTAAGCTCGATTCATTGTGCCGACAACCCTTTTCAACAAGATTACATCCCAAGAAAATTGGGATCCAGTACTCATGAATCAGGGAAATAA
- the LOC140817146 gene encoding regulator of G-protein signaling 1-like isoform X2, with the protein MASCAAKGGCPSDYVAIAISFISILLLLAKAAAPYLIHRIPRPKGSGFWLVVVQVFASFSLLLALVMGFGFLRFRRRHWWISCYVWAVWAEGPLGFGLLMSCRIAQVFQLYNIFVRRRLPPVRSYIFLPLLLLPWIVAATFIQIKKPLNNLCHMGTRWIITILSLHAIYVAVLVGFTAAVRHIEFRFHEFKDLWRGILVSACSIGIWTVSYVLTEVHEDVPGLQIISRFLLLFMTSVLVVVFFTVSMSQPLVSIMRLSRKEHQECKTMGDVLGIIPESGVLCQREPAQLADPNEPLDKLLLNRRFRQSFMEFADSSLAGESVHFYEEVQQLDKIPHNDHVRRIYMARHIIDKYITPGSTMEVNISHRSRQQILNTPDLTNLDLFNSALNELMHLMKMNLANDYWSSTFFLKLKEEDSMRTVGHDLEQISGWNFSQRLSSIHCADNPFQQDYIPRKLGSSTHESGK; encoded by the exons ATGGCGAGTTGTGCTGCAAAAGGCGGCTGCCCCAGTGATTATGTGGCCATCGCCATCTCCTTTATCTCTATCCTCTT GCTTCTTGCAAAAGCTGCTGCTCCCTATCTAATTCACAGGATTCCACGACCTAAAGGCAGTGGCTTTTGGCTGGTAGTCGTTCAAGTTTTTGCCAGTTTCAGTCTTTTATTGGCACTTGTG ATGGGCTTCGGTTTCTTAAGATTTAGAAGGAGGCATTGGTGGATATCTTGCTATGTATGGGCTG TTTGGGCTGAAGGTCCTCTAGGATTTGGCTTGCTGATGAGCTGTCGAATTGCACAGGTGTTTCAACTATATAACATATTTGTTAG GAGACGTTTGCCACCTGTTCGATCATATATATTTCTTCCTTTGCTTCTCTTGCCCTGGATCGTGGCTGCAACAT ttattcaaataaaaaagcCTCTTAATAACCTTTGCCACATGGGGACTCGATGGATCATCACAATTCTTAGTCTGCATGCAATTTATGTGGCAGTTTTGGTTGGTTTTACAGCAGCAGTTCGACATATAGAGTTTAGATTCCATGAATTCAAGGACCTCTGGCGAGGAATTTTAGTCTCCGCTTGTTCCATTG GGATATGGACGGTTTCTTATGTTCTGACTGAGGTCCATGAAGATGTTCCAGGGCTTCAAATTATCTCGAGATTTTTGTTGCTCTTTATG ACCAGTGTACTTGTGGTGGTGTTTTTCACCGTATCAATGTCGCAACCTCTTGTCTCTATTATGAGATTGAGTAGAAAAGAACACCAGGAATGCAAGACAATGGGTGACGTCCTGGGTATCATACCTGAATCTGGCGTTCTGTGTCAGAGGGAACCGGCTCAATTGGCAGATCCAAACGAACCTTTGGATAAACTTCTTCTGAACAGAAGATTTCGCCAGTCTTTCATGGAATTTGCCGATAG CTCTTTGGCTGGCGAAAGTGTCCATTTCTATGAAGAGGTGCAGCAGCTCGACAAAATCCCACATAATGATCATGTGAGAAGGATCTACATGGCAAGGCATATCATAGACAAATATATAACCCCAG gttcTACAATGGAGGTTAACATTTCTCACCGCAGTCGCCAACAAATTCTCAATACTCCTGATTTAACCAACCTGGATCTCTTTAACAGTGCACTAAATGAGTTGATGCATCTAATGAAGATG AATTTGGCGAATGATTACTGGTCATCCACCTTCTTCCTAAAACTGAAAGAAGAGGACAGTATGAGGACCGTAGGCCATGATCTAGAACAGATCTCAGGTTGGAATTTCTCGCAAAGGTTAAGCTCGATTCATTGTGCCGACAACCCTTTTCAACAAGATTACATCCCAAGAAAATTGGGATCCAGTACTCATGAATCAGGGAAATAA
- the LOC140817146 gene encoding regulator of G-protein signaling 1-like isoform X3: MLLAKAAAPYLIHRIPRPKGSGFWLVVVQVFASFSLLLALVMGFGFLRFRRRHWWISCYVWAVWAEGPLGFGLLMSCRIAQVFQLYNIFVRDLRFSRRRLPPVRSYIFLPLLLLPWIVAATFIQIKKPLNNLCHMGTRWIITILSLHAIYVAVLVGFTAAVRHIEFRFHEFKDLWRGILVSACSIGIWTVSYVLTEVHEDVPGLQIISRFLLLFMTSVLVVVFFTVSMSQPLVSIMRLSRKEHQECKTMGDVLGIIPESGVLCQREPAQLADPNEPLDKLLLNRRFRQSFMEFADSSLAGESVHFYEEVQQLDKIPHNDHVRRIYMARHIIDKYITPGSTMEVNISHRSRQQILNTPDLTNLDLFNSALNELMHLMKMNLANDYWSSTFFLKLKEEDSMRTVGHDLEQISGWNFSQRLSSIHCADNPFQQDYIPRKLGSSTHESGK; the protein is encoded by the exons AT GCTTCTTGCAAAAGCTGCTGCTCCCTATCTAATTCACAGGATTCCACGACCTAAAGGCAGTGGCTTTTGGCTGGTAGTCGTTCAAGTTTTTGCCAGTTTCAGTCTTTTATTGGCACTTGTG ATGGGCTTCGGTTTCTTAAGATTTAGAAGGAGGCATTGGTGGATATCTTGCTATGTATGGGCTG TTTGGGCTGAAGGTCCTCTAGGATTTGGCTTGCTGATGAGCTGTCGAATTGCACAGGTGTTTCAACTATATAACATATTTGTTAG AGACTTGCGATTTTCCAGGAGACGTTTGCCACCTGTTCGATCATATATATTTCTTCCTTTGCTTCTCTTGCCCTGGATCGTGGCTGCAACAT ttattcaaataaaaaagcCTCTTAATAACCTTTGCCACATGGGGACTCGATGGATCATCACAATTCTTAGTCTGCATGCAATTTATGTGGCAGTTTTGGTTGGTTTTACAGCAGCAGTTCGACATATAGAGTTTAGATTCCATGAATTCAAGGACCTCTGGCGAGGAATTTTAGTCTCCGCTTGTTCCATTG GGATATGGACGGTTTCTTATGTTCTGACTGAGGTCCATGAAGATGTTCCAGGGCTTCAAATTATCTCGAGATTTTTGTTGCTCTTTATG ACCAGTGTACTTGTGGTGGTGTTTTTCACCGTATCAATGTCGCAACCTCTTGTCTCTATTATGAGATTGAGTAGAAAAGAACACCAGGAATGCAAGACAATGGGTGACGTCCTGGGTATCATACCTGAATCTGGCGTTCTGTGTCAGAGGGAACCGGCTCAATTGGCAGATCCAAACGAACCTTTGGATAAACTTCTTCTGAACAGAAGATTTCGCCAGTCTTTCATGGAATTTGCCGATAG CTCTTTGGCTGGCGAAAGTGTCCATTTCTATGAAGAGGTGCAGCAGCTCGACAAAATCCCACATAATGATCATGTGAGAAGGATCTACATGGCAAGGCATATCATAGACAAATATATAACCCCAG gttcTACAATGGAGGTTAACATTTCTCACCGCAGTCGCCAACAAATTCTCAATACTCCTGATTTAACCAACCTGGATCTCTTTAACAGTGCACTAAATGAGTTGATGCATCTAATGAAGATG AATTTGGCGAATGATTACTGGTCATCCACCTTCTTCCTAAAACTGAAAGAAGAGGACAGTATGAGGACCGTAGGCCATGATCTAGAACAGATCTCAGGTTGGAATTTCTCGCAAAGGTTAAGCTCGATTCATTGTGCCGACAACCCTTTTCAACAAGATTACATCCCAAGAAAATTGGGATCCAGTACTCATGAATCAGGGAAATAA
- the LOC140817146 gene encoding regulator of G-protein signaling 1-like isoform X4 has protein sequence MSCRIAQVFQLYNIFVRDLRFSRRRLPPVRSYIFLPLLLLPWIVAATFIQIKKPLNNLCHMGTRWIITILSLHAIYVAVLVGFTAAVRHIEFRFHEFKDLWRGILVSACSIGIWTVSYVLTEVHEDVPGLQIISRFLLLFMTSVLVVVFFTVSMSQPLVSIMRLSRKEHQECKTMGDVLGIIPESGVLCQREPAQLADPNEPLDKLLLNRRFRQSFMEFADSSLAGESVHFYEEVQQLDKIPHNDHVRRIYMARHIIDKYITPGSTMEVNISHRSRQQILNTPDLTNLDLFNSALNELMHLMKMNLANDYWSSTFFLKLKEEDSMRTVGHDLEQISGWNFSQRLSSIHCADNPFQQDYIPRKLGSSTHESGK, from the exons ATGAGCTGTCGAATTGCACAGGTGTTTCAACTATATAACATATTTGTTAG AGACTTGCGATTTTCCAGGAGACGTTTGCCACCTGTTCGATCATATATATTTCTTCCTTTGCTTCTCTTGCCCTGGATCGTGGCTGCAACAT ttattcaaataaaaaagcCTCTTAATAACCTTTGCCACATGGGGACTCGATGGATCATCACAATTCTTAGTCTGCATGCAATTTATGTGGCAGTTTTGGTTGGTTTTACAGCAGCAGTTCGACATATAGAGTTTAGATTCCATGAATTCAAGGACCTCTGGCGAGGAATTTTAGTCTCCGCTTGTTCCATTG GGATATGGACGGTTTCTTATGTTCTGACTGAGGTCCATGAAGATGTTCCAGGGCTTCAAATTATCTCGAGATTTTTGTTGCTCTTTATG ACCAGTGTACTTGTGGTGGTGTTTTTCACCGTATCAATGTCGCAACCTCTTGTCTCTATTATGAGATTGAGTAGAAAAGAACACCAGGAATGCAAGACAATGGGTGACGTCCTGGGTATCATACCTGAATCTGGCGTTCTGTGTCAGAGGGAACCGGCTCAATTGGCAGATCCAAACGAACCTTTGGATAAACTTCTTCTGAACAGAAGATTTCGCCAGTCTTTCATGGAATTTGCCGATAG CTCTTTGGCTGGCGAAAGTGTCCATTTCTATGAAGAGGTGCAGCAGCTCGACAAAATCCCACATAATGATCATGTGAGAAGGATCTACATGGCAAGGCATATCATAGACAAATATATAACCCCAG gttcTACAATGGAGGTTAACATTTCTCACCGCAGTCGCCAACAAATTCTCAATACTCCTGATTTAACCAACCTGGATCTCTTTAACAGTGCACTAAATGAGTTGATGCATCTAATGAAGATG AATTTGGCGAATGATTACTGGTCATCCACCTTCTTCCTAAAACTGAAAGAAGAGGACAGTATGAGGACCGTAGGCCATGATCTAGAACAGATCTCAGGTTGGAATTTCTCGCAAAGGTTAAGCTCGATTCATTGTGCCGACAACCCTTTTCAACAAGATTACATCCCAAGAAAATTGGGATCCAGTACTCATGAATCAGGGAAATAA
- the LOC140816628 gene encoding very-long-chain 3-oxoacyl-CoA reductase 1-like: MVSIPCCIDHLKTQPAWIIFLSSLAFFSIFMKCMLILQWVSRTFIRPAKDLNKTYGSWALVTGSTDGTGLAFVFKLAEKGLNLVLLSRNPSGLKQISGQIEAKHPEIAVKILELEFSSDLAVSRVDGALKEMIQGLDIGVLIDNEGITYPGAMYFHEVGENVWMNLVKVNVLSTTYVTKAVIRGMIRRGRGDIFKIGSGAAIVAPSHPLYAIYAASKVLYIGTYLPAVNPGERGFTCKAAAQSFQL; the protein is encoded by the exons ATGGTTTCAATTCCATGCTGCATCGATCACCTAAAAACACAGCCCGCGTGGATCATCTTCCTCTCTTCTCTAGCTTTCTTCTCCATCTTTATGAAGTGCATGCTGATCCTCCAATGGGTTTCCAGAACCTTTATCAGACCAGCAAAAGACCTTAATAAAACCTACGGGTCCTGGGCGCTGGTCACCGGCTCCACCGATGGAACCGGCTTGGCGTTTGTTTTCAAACTCGCGGAGAAGGGTCTGAACTTGGTACTACTCAGCAGGAATCCGAGCGGGTTGAAACAAATTTCGGGTCAAATCGAGGCGAAACATCCCGAGATTGCCGTCAAGATTCTTGAGCTGGAATTTTCTTCAGATTTAGCTGTCTCCAGGGTTGACGGAGCGTTGAAGGAGATGATCCAGGGCCTGGATATCGGGGTCTTGATCGACAATGAGGGAATTACATATCCAGGAGCGATGTATTTTCACGAAGTGGGTGAGAATGTTTGGATGAATTTGGTTAAGGTTAATGTCTTGAGTACTACCTATGTTACGAAAGCTGTGATACGAGGAATGATCCGCCGGGGGAGAGGCGACATTTTTAAAATTGGTTCAGGTGCTGCCATTGTTGCACCTTCGCATCCTCTTTATGCAATCTATGCTGCCTCCAAAGT ATTATATATAGGGACATATCTGCCCGCTGTTAACCCTGGTGAACGCGGCTTTACGTGCAAAGCAGCCGCTCAGAGCTTCCAACTTTGA
- the LOC140816627 gene encoding uncharacterized protein, whose protein sequence is MVRKRGSKRTAAIFQDISDVELNTKKSGSTGPITRISKSRKKDETRELSINHDIEVMLPSYKNTSASTDPVITPKIGSPSRLLDINNLEESEISCNSRKKKAKKFDDSNLGKSAVKQTGRKAMNRPDLIEEQREVSLSHGPVPIEFEKLGTSDWHEADGNIRESAQPNAFSCTVGEMGHDFKKKRMAKKSQGKILDETDGEHSNNDIHLAPIAAPNLDLKLLNDLETKRTYYILPTAEPGMDVGTRQDGNLLVSHEIGMNQPEAGVAIIEPKLPPRLNHASGASDDTHNNHNKRKKKKSKKSDGKIQDTSYRVKEPQKAIGDDMLHHDLEVMPPSSSKASGCADAELKSNGSGFATKLLDVNMVEELKTSKGHRRKQSIKNSANTVMDNLDMDPANHGTSGSATVVLCSQTDHFPEETDKGENISFHKVMDVQMKMLDDSAADSERKVGDAAIKESDSMKLTQTMKDVGICEQRMEKKDHDHNSAGDCLTVPSVIENENQANRLEANRAHNSIEIVCKDKKAKNKKKRHLIVSDCLENIPIKEREVGVEEYSTTEKANNFLDFEQECQNVDSHVLSHKREKNLGEIQFTDARTDNLVRHVEDKDKEVNFKHYFLSGQKQDKAAYVDKDKKTLKSSEEMKTVKKVKKHGLPSVSTSTELHNSAKLSENKDVKDKSHVRCSTGRKDGDFTVSLKVSDNGMIDSSSTEMRGMTIGKKHNENTVASPFTKDKNTPLERSVRGNKRWHSDLDVSDKVEMKTTKNNSLFAKVGSLFQDCSDESSIDENRTANSDASTCSPADSSSQSGCSEGESELSQASDRNGSNDAQGRVAREKINAKLDLSTANEMTLDMILRSSKRFKKAKLIASQNELEQINSQMECVPDSQPINE, encoded by the exons ATGGTAAGAAAAAGAGGTTCCAAAAGGACTGCTGCAATTTTTCAGGATATTTCTGATGTGGAACTTAACACCAAGAAGAGTGGAAGTACTGGACCCATTACTAGAATTAGTAAATCTAGAAAAAAGGATGAAACAAGAGAATTGTCTATTAACCATGATATTGAAGTGATGCTGCCATCATACAAAAATACTTCTGCATCTACTGATCCAGTTATAACACCAAAAATAGGCTCACCATCAAGGTTGTTAGATATAAATAATCTGGAGGAATCTGAAATCTCTTGCAACAGTAGGAAGAAGAAGGCCAAGAAATTTGATGACAGTAATCTGGGCAAGTCAGCCGTAAAGCAGACTGGGAGGAAAGCAATGAATCGACCTGATTTAATTGAAGAACAGAGGGAGGTGTCTCTGAGCCATGGCCCAGTACCAATAGAGTTTGAAAAGTTGGGAACTTCAGATTGGCATGAAGCAGATGGAAATATTAGGGAATCAGCCCAGCCCAATGCATTTTCATGTACTGTAGGGGAGATGGGACATGACTTTAAGAAAAAAAGGATGGCCAAGAAGTCTCAAGGTAAAATACTCGATGAGACCGATGGTGAACATTCGAATAATGACATACATTTGGCTCCCATTGCAGCGCCAAATcttgatttgaaattattgaatgATCTTGAGACTAAAAGAACCTATTACATCTTGCCCACTGCTGAACCTGGCATGGATGTGGGAACTAGACAAGATGGAAATTTATTGGTGAGCCACGAGATTGGGATGAATCAGCCTGAGGCAGGTGTTGCCATCATAGAACCAAAACTTCCGCCCAGATTGAACCATGCTTCAGGTGCATCTGACGACACACATAATAATCACAATAAgaggaagaaaaagaaaagcaaaAAGAGTGATGGGAAAATTCAAGACACTTCATATCGGGTGAAAGAGCCTCAGAAAGCTATTGGCGATGATATGCTGCATCACGATTTGGAAGTGATGCCTCCGTCATCCAGCAAAGCTTCAGGATGTGCGGATGCAGAATTGAAGTCGAATGGATCAGGATTTGCAACCAAATTGTTGGATGTAAACATGGTTGAGGAACTTAAAACATCCAAAGGTCATAGGAGAAAGCAGAGCATCAAGAATTCCGCTAATACAGTTATGGACAACTTAGACATGGATCCTGCAAATCATGGCACGAGTGGCTCTGCAACGGTTGTGCTTTGTTCACAAACCGATCATTTTCCAGAAGAAACTGACAAAGGAGAAAATATCTCGTTTCATAAAGTAATGGATGTCCAGATGAAAATGTTGGATGATTCGGCTGCAGACTCTGAAAGGAAAGTTGGTGATGCGGCTATAAAAGAGTCAGACTCCATGAAATTGACTCAAACTATGAAAGATGTTGGCATCTGTGAGCAAAGAATGGAGAAAAAGGACCATGACCATAATTCTGCTGGTGATTGCCTTACAGTTCCTTCTGTCATCGAAAATGAAAATCAAGCGAACAGGTTGGAGGCCAATCGGGCACATAACAGTATTGAGATTGTATGTAAGGATAAAAAAgctaaaaacaaaaagaaaagacATCTTATTGTGTCAGATTGCTTAGAAAACATACCAATAAAGGAACGAGAAGTTGGAGTTGAAGAGTACTCAACCACGGAAAAAGCTAACAATTTTTTAGACTTTGAACAGGAGTGCCAAAATGTTGACTCCCATGTTTTGTCTCATAAAAGGGAAAAAAACCTTGGGGAGATTCAATTTACAGATGCTCGTACTGATAATCTGGTAAGACATGTGGAAGATAAAGATAAAGAGGTCAACTTCAAACACTATTTTTTATCTGGCCAAAAACAGGATAAAGCTGCTTATGTTGATAAGGATAAAAAAACACTCAAGTCAAGTGAAGAGATGAAAACTGTGAAAAAGGTTAAGAAGCATGGTTTACCTTCTGTAAGCACCTCAACTGAATTACATAACTCAGCCAAGTTATCTGAAAACAAGGACGTTAAAGATAAATCTCACGTGAGGTGCTCTACTGGCAGGAAAGATGGGGACTTTACAGTATCCTTGAAAGTTTCTGACAATGGGATGATAGATTCTAGTTCTACTGAGATGCGTGGGATGACCATTGGCAAAAAACATAATGAAAATACCGTTGCTTCTCCATTCACAAAAGACAAGAATACACCTTTGGAGAGGTCTGTAAGAGGAAATAAAAGATGGCATTCGGATCTTGATGTATCTGATAAGGTTGAGATGAAAACTACAAAAAATAATAGCTTGTTTGCAAAAGTAGGGTCACTTTTTCAGGATTGCAGTGATGAGAGTTCTATTGATGAAAACCGGACTGCAAATTCTGATGCTAGCACCTGCAGCCCAGCTGATAGTTCATCTCAGTCAGGCTGCTCAGAAGGTGAAAGTGAATTGAGCCAGGCCTCAGATAGAAATG GTTCCAATGATGCTCAAGGAAGAGTTGCTCGTGAGAAAATCAATGCAAAGTTGGA CCTTTCTACCGCAAACGAGATGACATTGGATATGATTCTCAGAAGCTCAAAGCGTTTCAAGAAAGCCAAGCTGATAGCCTCTCAAAACGAACTTGAGCAGATCAATAGCCAGATGGAATGTGTTCCTGATAGTCAGCCAATTAACGAATGA
- the LOC140816629 gene encoding photosystem II reaction center proteins PsbY, chloroplastic-like produces MATSMTTVLNTRCLYARNVDFKPTKPVFSFLSMATLPKGLATSPSPQHTTAALTAGLLFSSLSAVNPAFAAQQLVELADDDDRGLALLILYNLQQPAFNQMNKMRNSKGVIVGLGLVGLATSGFLNSAEASAVEIAAVTEAASDNRGQLLLLVLTPAILWVLYNILRPALNQINKMRSK; encoded by the coding sequence ATGGCCACATCAATGACTACAGTTCTCAACACCCGATGCCTCTACGCAAGAAACGTCGACTTCAAGCCCACAAAACCAGTATTCTCCTTTCTCTCCATGGCAACCTTACCTAAAGGCCTCGCCACTAGCCCATCTCCACAACATACCACCGCAGCACTCACAGCTGGTCTGCTTTTCTCCTCCCTATCCGCCGTTAACCCGGCCTTCGCCGCCCAGCAGTTGGTGGAGTTAGCCGACGACGACGATCGTGGACTGGCGCTTTTGATACTATACAACTTACAGCAGCCAGCCTTCAATCAGATGAACAAGATGAGGAACAGTAAAGGGGTGATAGTTGGGCTCGGGCTTGTCGGGCTTGCTACATCGGGCTTTTTAAACTCTGCGGAGGCTTCTGCCGTAGAAATCGCCGCCGTGACTGAGGCGGCTAGTGACAATAGAGGGCAGCTGTTGCTGCTTGTTTTGACTCCAGCTATTCTTTGGGTGCTGTACAATATTTTGAGACCAGCTTTAAATCAGATCAACAAGATGAGatcaaaatga
- the LOC140816547 gene encoding ALBINO3-like protein 1, chloroplastic: protein MSFFLYSVCPNLVVSPFPCRTRTPSPVLPGNRFSDFKIQRPYLRGSVGVTRFGLGQVPFPDPDNTELVIKDLFGRVEGFLYTIADSAVSNSLDTVDGAATTKQRSDWFYGVTNAMEAVLKVLKDGLSTLHVPYAYGFAIILLTVLVKAATFPLTKKQVESTMAMQSLTPQIKAIQERYAGDQERIQFETARLYKLAGINPLAGCLPTLATIPIWIGLYRALSNAADEGLLTEGFFWIPSLSGPTTISARQTGSDTTWLFPFIDGHPPLGWSDTLAYLVLPVLLIATQYISLQIMQPPQSNNPNLKNSQAITKLLPLMIGYFSVSVPSGLSLYWLTNNILSTTQQVWLQKFGGAKKPVKQISDYTVKEEQSQSFKSMSEASPTVNGDEVDSEDDKKENDEISDSRKSEKSDQYLYENVEKE from the exons ATGTCGTTTTTCTTGTATTCAGTCTGCCCAAATTTAGTTGTATCTCCATTTCCATGCAGAACAAGAACTCCGAGCCCTGTTCTACCCGGAAACCGTTTCAGTGATTTCAAGATTCAGAGACCCTATTTGAGGGGCAGTGTTGGGGTGACCCGCTTTGGATTGGGTCAGGTTCCATTTCCTGACCCGGACAATACTGAGCTGGTGATTAAGGACTTGTTTGGGAGAGTTGAAGGGTTTCTTTATACTATTGCTGATTCCGCTGTTAGTAATTCTTTAGATACAGTTGATGGAGCTGCTACTACAAAGCAGAGGAGTGACTGGTTTTATGGGGTTACTAATGCCATGGAGGCCGTGTTGAAG GTTCTGAAAGATGGACTTTCTACTCTACACGTTCCCTACGCATATGGTTTTGCAATCATCTTACTGACTGTACTTGTTAAAGCTGCCACATTTCCTTTGACAAAGAAACAG GTGGAATCAACGATGGCAATGCAGTCTTTGACACCTCAAATTAAGGCTATTCAGGAACGGTATGCAGGGGATCAG GAGAGGATTCAATTCGAAACTGCTCGATTATATAAATTAGCTGGTATAAATCCACTCGCAG GATGCCTTCCTACACTAGCCACCATCCCAATATGGATTGGGCTTTATAGAGCGCTTTCAAATGCGGCAGATGAG GGACTTTTAACGGAAGGTTTCTTCTGGATACCCTCTCTGTCTGGTCCAACGACCATTTCTGCTCGACAAACTGGTAGTGACACCACTTGGCTTTTCCCATTCATT GATGGTCATCCTCCACTTGGATGGTCAGATACATTGGCATATCTCGTTTTACCTGTGCTCCTGATTGCCACTCAATACATCTCTCTACAGATTATGCAACCTCCACAG AGCAACAATCCAAACCTAAAGAATTCCCAAGCCATAACCAAATTACTACCCTTGATGATCGGCTATTTCTCTGTATCAGTTCCTTCTGGCTTAAGTCTTTACTG GCTAACAAACAACATATTGAGTACCACTCAACAAGTTTGGCTACAGAAATTTGGTGGTGCGAAAAAACCTGTCAAGCAAATTAGTGATTACACGGTAAAGGAAGAACAATCCCAATCATTTAAGTCAATGTCTGAAGCATCTCCCACTGTGAATGGTGATGAGGTTGACTCAGAGGATGACAAGAAGGAAAATGATGAAATTTCAGATAGTCGGAAGAGTGAAAAAAGTGATCAGTATCTCTACGAAAATGTTGAAAAG GAATAA